The Vulpes vulpes isolate BD-2025 unplaced genomic scaffold, VulVul3 u000000659, whole genome shotgun sequence genome contains a region encoding:
- the STX3 gene encoding syntaxin-3 isoform X13, which produces MKDRLEQLKAEQLTQDDDAEEVEIAVDNTAFMDEFFAEIEDTRLNIDKISEHVDEAKKLYSVILSAPIPEPKTKDDLEQLTAEIKKRANNVRNKLKSMERHIEEDEVRSSADLRIRKSQHSVLSRKFVEVMTRYNEAQVDFRERSKGRIQRQLEITGKKTTDEELEEMLESGNPAIFTAGIIDSQISKQALSEIEGRHKDIVRLESSIKELHDMFVDIAMLVENQGEMLDNIELSVLHTAEHVEKAREETKRAVKYRGQARKACQCCPPPPPCALMSSSLPCLP; this is translated from the exons gAGCAGCTGACGCAGGACGACGATGCGGAGGAGGTGGAGATCGCTGTGGACAACACGGCCTTCATGGATGAGTTCTTCGCGGAG ATCGAGGATACGCGGCTGAACATCGACAAGATCTCAGAGCACGTGGACGAGGCCAAGAAGCTGTACAGCGTCATCCTGTCCGCCCCCATCCCCGAGCCCA AAACCAAGGACGACCTGGAGCAGCTCACGGCCGAGATCAAGAAACGAGCCAACAACGTCCGGAACAAGCTCAAGA GTATGGAGAGGCACATCGAGGAGGACGAGGTGCGGTCGTCCGCGGACCTGCGCATCCGGAAGTCGCAG CACTCGGTCCTGTCCCGGAAGTTCGTGGAGGTGATGACCCGGTACAACGAGGCCCAGGTGGACTTCCGCGAGCGCAGCAAGGGGCGGATCCAGCGGCAGCTCGAGATCA CGGGCAAGAAGACGACGGACGAGGAGCTGGAGGAGATGCTGGAGAGCGGGAACCCCGCCATCTTCACCGCCGGG ATCATCGACTCGCAGATCTCCAAGCAAGCGCTGAGCGAGATCGAGGGGCGGCACAAGGACATCGTGCGGCTGGAGAGCAGCATCAAGGAGCTGCACGACATGTTCGTGGACATCGCGATGCTGGTGGAGAACCAG GGGGAGATGCTGGACAACATAGAGCTGAGCGTCCTGCACACGGCGGAGCACGTGGAGAAGGCGCGCGAGGAGACCAAGCGGGCGGTCAAGTACCGCGGCCAGGCCCGGAAG GCCTGCCAATGTTGCCCTCCGCCGCCGCCCTGCGCACTGAtgagctcctccctcccctgcctcccttaG
- the STX3 gene encoding syntaxin-3 isoform X17, protein MKDRLEQLKAEQLTQDDDAEEVEIAVDNTAFMDEFFAEIEDTRLNIDKISEHVDEAKKLYSVILSAPIPEPKTKDDLEQLTAEIKKRANNVRNKLKSMERHIEEDEVRSSADLRIRKSQHSVLSRKFVEVMTRYNEAQVDFRERSKGRIQRQLEITGKKTTDEELEEMLESGNPAIFTAGIIDSQISKQALSEIEGRHKDIVRLESSIKELHDMFVDIAMLVENQACQCCPPPPPCALMSSSLPCLP, encoded by the exons gAGCAGCTGACGCAGGACGACGATGCGGAGGAGGTGGAGATCGCTGTGGACAACACGGCCTTCATGGATGAGTTCTTCGCGGAG ATCGAGGATACGCGGCTGAACATCGACAAGATCTCAGAGCACGTGGACGAGGCCAAGAAGCTGTACAGCGTCATCCTGTCCGCCCCCATCCCCGAGCCCA AAACCAAGGACGACCTGGAGCAGCTCACGGCCGAGATCAAGAAACGAGCCAACAACGTCCGGAACAAGCTCAAGA GTATGGAGAGGCACATCGAGGAGGACGAGGTGCGGTCGTCCGCGGACCTGCGCATCCGGAAGTCGCAG CACTCGGTCCTGTCCCGGAAGTTCGTGGAGGTGATGACCCGGTACAACGAGGCCCAGGTGGACTTCCGCGAGCGCAGCAAGGGGCGGATCCAGCGGCAGCTCGAGATCA CGGGCAAGAAGACGACGGACGAGGAGCTGGAGGAGATGCTGGAGAGCGGGAACCCCGCCATCTTCACCGCCGGG ATCATCGACTCGCAGATCTCCAAGCAAGCGCTGAGCGAGATCGAGGGGCGGCACAAGGACATCGTGCGGCTGGAGAGCAGCATCAAGGAGCTGCACGACATGTTCGTGGACATCGCGATGCTGGTGGAGAACCAG GCCTGCCAATGTTGCCCTCCGCCGCCGCCCTGCGCACTGAtgagctcctccctcccctgcctcccttaG
- the STX3 gene encoding syntaxin-3 isoform X14 — protein MKDRLEQLKAEQLTQDDDAEEVEIAVDNTAFMDEFFAEIEDTRLNIDKISEHVDEAKKLYSVILSAPIPEPKTKDDLEQLTAEIKKRANNVRNKLKSMERHIEEDEVRSSADLRIRKSQHSVLSRKFVEVMTRYNEAQVDFRERSKGRIQRQLEITGKKTTDEELEEMLESGNPAIFTAGIIDSQISKQALSEIEGRHKDIVRLESSIKELHDMFVDIAMLVENQGAMIDRIESNMDQSVGFVERAVADTKKAVKYQSEARRACQCCPPPPPCALMSSSLPCLP, from the exons gAGCAGCTGACGCAGGACGACGATGCGGAGGAGGTGGAGATCGCTGTGGACAACACGGCCTTCATGGATGAGTTCTTCGCGGAG ATCGAGGATACGCGGCTGAACATCGACAAGATCTCAGAGCACGTGGACGAGGCCAAGAAGCTGTACAGCGTCATCCTGTCCGCCCCCATCCCCGAGCCCA AAACCAAGGACGACCTGGAGCAGCTCACGGCCGAGATCAAGAAACGAGCCAACAACGTCCGGAACAAGCTCAAGA GTATGGAGAGGCACATCGAGGAGGACGAGGTGCGGTCGTCCGCGGACCTGCGCATCCGGAAGTCGCAG CACTCGGTCCTGTCCCGGAAGTTCGTGGAGGTGATGACCCGGTACAACGAGGCCCAGGTGGACTTCCGCGAGCGCAGCAAGGGGCGGATCCAGCGGCAGCTCGAGATCA CGGGCAAGAAGACGACGGACGAGGAGCTGGAGGAGATGCTGGAGAGCGGGAACCCCGCCATCTTCACCGCCGGG ATCATCGACTCGCAGATCTCCAAGCAAGCGCTGAGCGAGATCGAGGGGCGGCACAAGGACATCGTGCGGCTGGAGAGCAGCATCAAGGAGCTGCACGACATGTTCGTGGACATCGCGATGCTGGTGGAGAACCAG GGGGCCATGATCGACCGCATCGAGAGCAACATGGACCAGTCGGTGGGCTTCGTGGAGCGCGCCGTGGCGGACACCAAGAAGGCCGTCAAGTACCAGAGCGAAGCCCGGAGG GCCTGCCAATGTTGCCCTCCGCCGCCGCCCTGCGCACTGAtgagctcctccctcccctgcctcccttaG
- the STX3 gene encoding syntaxin-3 isoform X15, whose protein sequence is MKDRLEQLKAEQLTQDDDAEEVEIAVDNTAFMDEFFAEIEDTRLNIDKISEHVDEAKKLYSVILSAPIPEPKTKDDLEQLTAEIKKRANNVRNKLKSMERHIEEDEVRSSADLRIRKSQHSVLSRKFVEVMTRYNEAQVDFRERSKGRIQRQLEITGKKTTDEELEEMLESGNPAIFTAGIIDSQISKQALSEIEGRHKDIVRLESSIKELHDMFVDIAMLVENQGEMLDNIELSVLHTAEHVEKAREETKRAVKYRGQARK, encoded by the exons gAGCAGCTGACGCAGGACGACGATGCGGAGGAGGTGGAGATCGCTGTGGACAACACGGCCTTCATGGATGAGTTCTTCGCGGAG ATCGAGGATACGCGGCTGAACATCGACAAGATCTCAGAGCACGTGGACGAGGCCAAGAAGCTGTACAGCGTCATCCTGTCCGCCCCCATCCCCGAGCCCA AAACCAAGGACGACCTGGAGCAGCTCACGGCCGAGATCAAGAAACGAGCCAACAACGTCCGGAACAAGCTCAAGA GTATGGAGAGGCACATCGAGGAGGACGAGGTGCGGTCGTCCGCGGACCTGCGCATCCGGAAGTCGCAG CACTCGGTCCTGTCCCGGAAGTTCGTGGAGGTGATGACCCGGTACAACGAGGCCCAGGTGGACTTCCGCGAGCGCAGCAAGGGGCGGATCCAGCGGCAGCTCGAGATCA CGGGCAAGAAGACGACGGACGAGGAGCTGGAGGAGATGCTGGAGAGCGGGAACCCCGCCATCTTCACCGCCGGG ATCATCGACTCGCAGATCTCCAAGCAAGCGCTGAGCGAGATCGAGGGGCGGCACAAGGACATCGTGCGGCTGGAGAGCAGCATCAAGGAGCTGCACGACATGTTCGTGGACATCGCGATGCTGGTGGAGAACCAG GGGGAGATGCTGGACAACATAGAGCTGAGCGTCCTGCACACGGCGGAGCACGTGGAGAAGGCGCGCGAGGAGACCAAGCGGGCGGTCAAGTACCGCGGCCAGGCCCGGAAG TAG
- the STX3 gene encoding syntaxin-3 isoform X6 has product MKDRLEQLKAEQLTQDDDAEEVEIAVDNTAFMDEFFAEIEDTRLNIDKISEHVDEAKKLYSVILSAPIPEPKTKDDLEQLTAEIKKRANNVRNKLKSMERHIEEDEVRSSADLRIRKSQHSVLSRKFVEVMTRYNEAQVDFRERSKGRIQRQLEITGKKTTDEELEEMLESGNPAIFTAGIIDSQISKQALSEIEGRHKDIVRLESSIKELHDMFVDIAMLVENQGEMLDNIELSVLHTAEHVEKAREETKRAVKYRGQARKVRPAPPRPLTRPLLSLPPPRGEGGHDRPHREQHGPVGGLRGARRGGHQEGRQVPERSPEEIDNYHCGSSGVAGHFSVDYWTFRWAEVMVARAAAALKCK; this is encoded by the exons gAGCAGCTGACGCAGGACGACGATGCGGAGGAGGTGGAGATCGCTGTGGACAACACGGCCTTCATGGATGAGTTCTTCGCGGAG ATCGAGGATACGCGGCTGAACATCGACAAGATCTCAGAGCACGTGGACGAGGCCAAGAAGCTGTACAGCGTCATCCTGTCCGCCCCCATCCCCGAGCCCA AAACCAAGGACGACCTGGAGCAGCTCACGGCCGAGATCAAGAAACGAGCCAACAACGTCCGGAACAAGCTCAAGA GTATGGAGAGGCACATCGAGGAGGACGAGGTGCGGTCGTCCGCGGACCTGCGCATCCGGAAGTCGCAG CACTCGGTCCTGTCCCGGAAGTTCGTGGAGGTGATGACCCGGTACAACGAGGCCCAGGTGGACTTCCGCGAGCGCAGCAAGGGGCGGATCCAGCGGCAGCTCGAGATCA CGGGCAAGAAGACGACGGACGAGGAGCTGGAGGAGATGCTGGAGAGCGGGAACCCCGCCATCTTCACCGCCGGG ATCATCGACTCGCAGATCTCCAAGCAAGCGCTGAGCGAGATCGAGGGGCGGCACAAGGACATCGTGCGGCTGGAGAGCAGCATCAAGGAGCTGCACGACATGTTCGTGGACATCGCGATGCTGGTGGAGAACCAG GGGGAGATGCTGGACAACATAGAGCTGAGCGTCCTGCACACGGCGGAGCACGTGGAGAAGGCGCGCGAGGAGACCAAGCGGGCGGTCAAGTACCGCGGCCAGGCCCGGAAGGTGaggcccgcgccgccccgcccgctcACCCgccctctgctctctctgccGCCGCCGCGGGGGGAAGGGGGCCATGATCGACCGCATCGAGAGCAACATGGACCAGTCGGTGGGCTTCGTGGAGCGCGCCGTGGCGGACACCAAGAAGGCCGTCAAGTACCAGAGCGAAGCCCGGAGG AAATTGATAATTATCATTGTGGTAGTAGTGGTGTTGCTGGGCATTTTAGCGTTGATTATTGGACTTTCCGTTGGGCTGAAGTAATGGTGGCCCGAGCGGCTGCTGCACTGAAATGTAAGTAA
- the STX3 gene encoding syntaxin-3 isoform X11: MKDRLEQLKAEQLTQDDDAEEVEIAVDNTAFMDEFFAEIEDTRLNIDKISEHVDEAKKLYSVILSAPIPEPKTKDDLEQLTAEIKKRANNVRNKLKSMERHIEEDEVRSSADLRIRKSQHSVLSRKFVEVMTRYNEAQVDFRERSKGRIQRQLEITGKKTTDEELEEMLESGNPAIFTAGIIDSQISKQALSEIEGRHKDIVRLESSIKELHDMFVDIAMLVENQGAMIDRIESNMDQSVGFVERAVADTKKAVKYQSEARRKLIIIIVVVVVLLGILALIIGLSVGLK, encoded by the exons gAGCAGCTGACGCAGGACGACGATGCGGAGGAGGTGGAGATCGCTGTGGACAACACGGCCTTCATGGATGAGTTCTTCGCGGAG ATCGAGGATACGCGGCTGAACATCGACAAGATCTCAGAGCACGTGGACGAGGCCAAGAAGCTGTACAGCGTCATCCTGTCCGCCCCCATCCCCGAGCCCA AAACCAAGGACGACCTGGAGCAGCTCACGGCCGAGATCAAGAAACGAGCCAACAACGTCCGGAACAAGCTCAAGA GTATGGAGAGGCACATCGAGGAGGACGAGGTGCGGTCGTCCGCGGACCTGCGCATCCGGAAGTCGCAG CACTCGGTCCTGTCCCGGAAGTTCGTGGAGGTGATGACCCGGTACAACGAGGCCCAGGTGGACTTCCGCGAGCGCAGCAAGGGGCGGATCCAGCGGCAGCTCGAGATCA CGGGCAAGAAGACGACGGACGAGGAGCTGGAGGAGATGCTGGAGAGCGGGAACCCCGCCATCTTCACCGCCGGG ATCATCGACTCGCAGATCTCCAAGCAAGCGCTGAGCGAGATCGAGGGGCGGCACAAGGACATCGTGCGGCTGGAGAGCAGCATCAAGGAGCTGCACGACATGTTCGTGGACATCGCGATGCTGGTGGAGAACCAG GGGGCCATGATCGACCGCATCGAGAGCAACATGGACCAGTCGGTGGGCTTCGTGGAGCGCGCCGTGGCGGACACCAAGAAGGCCGTCAAGTACCAGAGCGAAGCCCGGAGG AAATTGATAATTATCATTGTGGTAGTAGTGGTGTTGCTGGGCATTTTAGCGTTGATTATTGGACTTTCCGTTGGGCTGAAGTAA
- the STX3 gene encoding syntaxin-3 isoform X10: MKDRLEQLKAEQLTQDDDAEEVEIAVDNTAFMDEFFAEIEDTRLNIDKISEHVDEAKKLYSVILSAPIPEPKTKDDLEQLTAEIKKRANNVRNKLKSMERHIEEDEVRSSADLRIRKSQHSVLSRKFVEVMTRYNEAQVDFRERSKGRIQRQLEITGKKTTDEELEEMLESGNPAIFTAGIIDSQISKQALSEIEGRHKDIVRLESSIKELHDMFVDIAMLVENQGEMLDNIELSVLHTAEHVEKAREETKRAVKYRGQARKKLIIIIVVVVVLLGILALIIGLSVGLK; encoded by the exons gAGCAGCTGACGCAGGACGACGATGCGGAGGAGGTGGAGATCGCTGTGGACAACACGGCCTTCATGGATGAGTTCTTCGCGGAG ATCGAGGATACGCGGCTGAACATCGACAAGATCTCAGAGCACGTGGACGAGGCCAAGAAGCTGTACAGCGTCATCCTGTCCGCCCCCATCCCCGAGCCCA AAACCAAGGACGACCTGGAGCAGCTCACGGCCGAGATCAAGAAACGAGCCAACAACGTCCGGAACAAGCTCAAGA GTATGGAGAGGCACATCGAGGAGGACGAGGTGCGGTCGTCCGCGGACCTGCGCATCCGGAAGTCGCAG CACTCGGTCCTGTCCCGGAAGTTCGTGGAGGTGATGACCCGGTACAACGAGGCCCAGGTGGACTTCCGCGAGCGCAGCAAGGGGCGGATCCAGCGGCAGCTCGAGATCA CGGGCAAGAAGACGACGGACGAGGAGCTGGAGGAGATGCTGGAGAGCGGGAACCCCGCCATCTTCACCGCCGGG ATCATCGACTCGCAGATCTCCAAGCAAGCGCTGAGCGAGATCGAGGGGCGGCACAAGGACATCGTGCGGCTGGAGAGCAGCATCAAGGAGCTGCACGACATGTTCGTGGACATCGCGATGCTGGTGGAGAACCAG GGGGAGATGCTGGACAACATAGAGCTGAGCGTCCTGCACACGGCGGAGCACGTGGAGAAGGCGCGCGAGGAGACCAAGCGGGCGGTCAAGTACCGCGGCCAGGCCCGGAAG AAATTGATAATTATCATTGTGGTAGTAGTGGTGTTGCTGGGCATTTTAGCGTTGATTATTGGACTTTCCGTTGGGCTGAAGTAA